The sequence CCAAAATTCGCTCCAGAATTTGATGGAGTGTCAAGCAATAACACTGTATCGGTAGGATAGGCTGCAATCGCTTCTTTAATCAAGAAATTATCTGCTGGAATGGCTTTAATCACTGGCTGAGAAATGTTTTTGATGAGTTGTTTTGATTCAACTCCGTGCAATTGGATCAGGTCCAAACCTGCTATTTTCTGAATACGCTCAATTTCTACGATTGTTGGATTCACAAAAACTCCGACTTTTTTGATACTTTTTGGAACATTTTTGGTAATGTCTGCTACTTTTTCAGGTGAAATGTATCTCGAACTCGATGGAACAAAAATAAAACCTAAGTAATCTGCACCTGCTTGCACTGCTACTTCAACATGTGTTTGCTCTTTTAAGCCACAAATTTTTATTTTCATACACTACTCCTCAATCAAAATATTGAATCCCCATTGCTTTTTTCACATCAGATAGCGTCTGTTTTGCGGGAATTCTTGCCTTTTCACTTCCTTCTCTTAACATCTGCATCACTTGGTCAGGATTTCGGGCG is a genomic window of Vagococcus entomophilus containing:
- a CDS encoding phosphoribosylanthranilate isomerase, with the protein product MKIKICGLKEQTHVEVAVQAGADYLGFIFVPSSSRYISPEKVADITKNVPKSIKKVGVFVNPTIVEIERIQKIAGLDLIQLHGVESKQLIKNISQPVIKAIPADNFLIKEAIAAYPTDTVLLLDTPSNSGANFGGKGETFDWDKVEWSLLTGRKFFIAGGLTNGNVARAMEQLHPYGVDVSSGVETSKRKDSKKIRAFIQIVRKEENDE